One stretch of Streptomyces zhihengii DNA includes these proteins:
- a CDS encoding cytochrome P450: protein MGFWTLSRYADVEAFLRAPQTSSAPPSDPLFAALRGGHDAPAMRSMRKWMAGKDGPEHRRLRRLVARALTPNAVERLRPEVHRIVDGLIDEMGEGEVDLIEQFATPVPIAVICGLLGIPIEDAWRCLEWTNAIANIIDPLITPQMRIAMNRAEPQFNAYIREQIELRRSHPRDDVLSMLMQKDADGDGLSDEDVIAQVLLLFNAGHETTLNVIGNAVHALLTHPEQLRILREHPELVEPAFEELVRYNATVQIIARQLTGDLTIDGTVIPAGSPVLGITGAAHHDPARFENPHLLDVRRRGVRSLAFGSGPHACIAAMLGKAEVSIALGSLLRRYETIEFATDEQQWHTRFHFVLGLTKLPLRVAFRR, encoded by the coding sequence ATGGGCTTCTGGACGCTCTCCCGGTACGCCGACGTCGAAGCCTTCCTCCGCGCGCCGCAGACCTCCTCGGCCCCGCCGTCGGACCCGCTCTTCGCCGCCCTGCGCGGCGGACACGACGCACCCGCGATGCGCAGCATGCGCAAGTGGATGGCCGGGAAGGACGGCCCCGAACACCGGCGGCTGCGCCGCCTGGTGGCCCGGGCCCTCACCCCCAACGCCGTCGAACGGCTGCGGCCGGAGGTCCACCGGATCGTCGACGGCCTCATCGACGAGATGGGCGAGGGCGAGGTCGACCTGATCGAACAGTTCGCCACCCCGGTGCCGATCGCCGTCATCTGCGGGCTGCTCGGCATCCCGATCGAGGACGCCTGGCGCTGCCTGGAGTGGACCAACGCCATCGCGAACATCATCGACCCGCTCATCACACCCCAGATGCGCATCGCGATGAACCGGGCCGAGCCCCAGTTCAACGCCTACATCCGGGAGCAGATCGAGCTGCGGCGCAGCCACCCGCGGGACGACGTCCTCAGCATGCTGATGCAGAAGGACGCCGACGGCGACGGGCTGAGCGACGAGGACGTCATCGCCCAGGTGCTGCTGCTGTTCAACGCCGGCCACGAGACCACACTCAACGTCATCGGCAACGCCGTCCACGCACTGCTCACCCACCCCGAACAGCTGCGGATCCTGCGCGAACACCCCGAACTCGTCGAGCCCGCCTTCGAGGAACTCGTCCGGTACAACGCCACGGTGCAGATCATCGCCCGGCAGCTCACCGGAGACCTGACCATCGACGGCACCGTCATCCCGGCAGGCTCCCCGGTGCTCGGCATCACCGGCGCCGCGCACCACGACCCGGCCAGGTTCGAGAACCCCCACCTGCTCGACGTGCGCCGCCGAGGGGTGCGCTCGCTCGCCTTCGGCTCGGGCCCGCACGCCTGCATCGCCGCCATGCTCGGCAAGGCCGAGGTCTCCATCGCCCTCGGCAGCCTGCTGCGGCGCTACGAGACCATCGAGTTCGCCACGGACGAGCAGCAGTGGCACACGCGCTTCCACTTCGTCCTCGGGCTCACCAAGCTCCCGCTGCGGGTCGCCTTCCGCCGCTAG
- a CDS encoding alpha/beta fold hydrolase: MREAGRAGKLPKFMELLMEMASYRPRFEEPDELEVAPRPVFLARGDAPMRIVGQCGISAVAGAHEFARFAVPFRGQRDVVALPVPGYRDGELLPAGPDAALGWQARTLLEAVGDNPFVIVGHSGGGLFAHALAYRLEQMGRVPAGVVLVDSYPLDQPVHSEWMDEFSDGMFEREDLSVPMNDVRLTAQAWYGLMFAQFHPREIQAPTLLVRASEPIGEWNLDGDWRASWRLAHEAVDVPGNHLTIMREHGETTAMAVARWLEQLG, encoded by the coding sequence ATGCGGGAGGCCGGGCGGGCGGGCAAGCTGCCGAAGTTCATGGAGCTCCTCATGGAGATGGCGAGCTACCGCCCGAGGTTCGAGGAACCCGACGAGCTGGAGGTGGCGCCCCGGCCGGTGTTCCTGGCCCGGGGCGACGCGCCGATGCGGATCGTCGGCCAGTGCGGCATCTCCGCCGTGGCCGGGGCCCACGAGTTCGCCCGGTTCGCCGTGCCGTTCCGCGGGCAGCGCGATGTCGTCGCGCTGCCGGTGCCGGGCTACCGTGACGGCGAGCTGCTGCCGGCCGGTCCCGACGCGGCGCTGGGCTGGCAGGCCCGGACGCTGCTGGAGGCGGTGGGCGACAATCCGTTCGTGATCGTCGGCCACTCCGGCGGCGGCCTGTTCGCCCACGCGCTGGCCTACCGGCTGGAGCAGATGGGCAGGGTGCCGGCGGGTGTCGTCCTGGTCGACTCGTATCCGCTGGACCAGCCGGTGCACTCGGAGTGGATGGACGAGTTCAGCGACGGCATGTTCGAGCGGGAGGACCTGTCCGTGCCCATGAACGACGTCCGCCTCACCGCGCAGGCGTGGTACGGGCTGATGTTCGCGCAGTTCCACCCCCGGGAGATCCAGGCCCCGACGCTGCTGGTGCGGGCGTCGGAACCGATCGGGGAGTGGAATCTCGACGGGGACTGGCGGGCGTCCTGGCGGCTGGCGCACGAGGCCGTCGACGTGCCGGGCAACCACCTCACGATCATGCGCGAGCACGGCGAGACGACCGCCATGGCGGTCGCCAGGTGGCTGGAACAGCTCGGGTGA